The nucleotide sequence atgttttgttacaatacgtacataggtacagaagttatacatagtctaacaccctccctcaatcttagccactttctaaagaactgagaagggtaagattgcgcctacaagcctcaaactgtggcagtggtaaaggcttagtgaagatatctgcaagttgatccttagacgagataaacttgatctgaagttgcttctgtgatacacgttcccgtacaaagtgatagtcaacttcaatgtgtttcgttcgggcatgaaatactggatttgcagaaaggtatgtagcaccgatgttatcacaccaaagaataggaggctgtggttgagacaaacccaactcctgaagcaaagactgcacccaaataatctctgcagtagcattagccacagccttgtactcagcttcagtactgctacgtgacacagtagcctgtttccgagcactccaggcgatcaaattagagccaaagaatactgcataaccccccgtggatcgcctgtcatctgggctaccagcccaatctgcatcagagaaggccgaaaggacccgagaggaagtcggccgaatatgcataccaaaagtcagggtgaactgaacataacgaagaatgcgtttaacagcagcccaatgagtatctctgggagcctgaagatactgacaaaccctgttaacagcataagagatatctggtctcgtgatcgtcaagtactgaagtccaccaacaatgcttctgtactctgtggcatccgcaggagacaaaagctcaccatcaacagctgttatcttgtcggtagacgacatgggtgtggtggtcggtttgcacttcagcatgccggctttttgtaacaactccaaggagtacttcttctgcgtaaggacaagaccagtagcacgagaagtgacctcaactccaagaaagtagtgaagcttcccaagatctttgaccgcaaaatcagcaccaagagagcagacaagagcatcagcagcatactgagaagagctgacaaggataatatcatcgacatataccaaaagatacatagtgacttctggcttctgtagaagaaataatgaagtgtcagcagtggacggcacaaacccatgagcacgaagggcagaggcaaggcgggcatgccaggcacgaggagcttgcttcaaaccatatagtgctttggaaagacgacagatatagtcaggacgatcaggatcagagaaaccaggcggctgtttcatataaacctcttcctccaaaaatccatgtagaaaagcattctgcacatcaagttgacgaagggaccaaccacgagaaacagcaatggagagaagaagccgaatagtggtaggcttgacgacaggactgaaggtgtcctcatagtcaagaccatgacgctgccgaaaaccgcgagcaacaagtcgcgctttgtaacgctcaatagatccatccgaatgcttcttcactttgaatacccattttgagtcaataacatttacccgtggtggtggaggaacgagagtccatgtcttgttacgaagaagagcatgaaactcctgctccatagcctctcgccaatgtggaatgcgcagggcagcctgatatgagcgaggctcagaagatggatccgcaacagcagcagccaaacaagcagccaaccaagcaaccgtaccatccgtacgttccttaggtttgaaaatgccactgcgactgcgtgtatgtggtcgagacacaggaaccaccgaggtcgacggagcagcctgcaacgggctggaggacggcgacgttgacgagtcagccggtgacgaggagccaggcacggtagcctcggactcagtcggcgaagaaggccggcccaccggcgaaaccggcagagcagacgaagcagctggcgactccggcatcccagaccgggccgatggcgagctcggcatagtgggccgtggcgcggccggtgtcgcgggccgatccgctgatgaaggcgacgtgaggacccgagccgcgggcgaagacggcgtgacgggccgagccacgggcgactcggcggccgctggcgaaaaaGGCCGAGCCGCTGGAGACTCGGCGATCACTGGCGTAgcagaccgagcagtggagatgctcggcgcgacgggctcgtcgggtgaccatgcatgggcacgcgaatcgatgccatgcaacagagGGCGATCGAcatgcccaccagaagacgacgatgatgatggtgaatcctccaacagctccaaacgagctccacgtccggttcctgcaccatggttaggtaacagcaaaggagagtatgcaacatcatcaaattggtcagaagcaacagaggatgaatgcagggatggtggttcgacagtggacacaggaaggttggcaaagggaaaaacatgctcatcaaacacgacgtcccgagatatatagacacgattagtgggaacatgaagacatttgtaacctttatgaagagagctatagccaaggaaaacacacttcttagaacgaaactcaagcttgcgcttgttatatggacgaagatgcggccagcaagcacacccaaataccttgagaaaggtataatcaggttgttcattaaggagaacctcaatgggagtcttcatgtttaaaacacgagtaggagtacgattgatgagaaagcatgcagtggtgaaagcatcactccaaaaccgaaacggaacagatgcatgggccaaaagagtaagaccagcttcaacaatatgacgatgcttacgttcgactgaaccattctgctgatgtgtatgtggacatgctaaacgatgagctatcccaagcgactgaaagaaggagttgaggttgcgatactcgccccccccagtccgactggacatgaacaattttgtgcttgagaagacgttcaacatgtttttgaaactgaacaaaaatatcaaacacatcagatttgcgtttaataaggtaaagccaggtaaagcgactataagcatcaacgaaactgatatagtaattatgaccactgacagaagtctgagcaggaccccatacatctgaaaacacaagttctaacggatgtttcacctcacgactggactccgaaaaaggaagttgatgactcttcccctgctgacaagcatcacacactgctacatctttattactagacaaactaggaagctcatgacgacgcaaaatatgacggacaataggtgtggccgggtgaccaagacgagcatgccactgtgacggagagacccgaactccactgaaaacgcgagcgacgccaggatgctccagacggtagaggccctggcacaaccgcccactaagaagaatgtccctcgtgccccgatccttaataaaaagatcaaaagggtgaaattcacaaagcacattattatcacgtgtgagtttaggaactgaaagaagattgcgggtcacagatggaacgcgaagaacattgcgaagctgaagactcctattggcatgtctagtgagaagagatgcttgaccaatatgagagatgtgcatacctgctccattggcggtgtggatcttgtcggagccatgatagggttcacgagtgtgaagcttccccatctcgctggtcagatgctctgtcgccccagagtccatgtaccagtgtggatcgatggagtaggactgagtgtgtccctggtgcttctgcggcgcgggacgatcagccatggcgacctgacgggcattgttgcgtgtatctttgccgtcattgccaagaccaaggaagcttcgctggaagcgcttatgacacttggaggcccagtgcccatcgcggccacaaagctgacacacacgtggaccgccagcccccggtaaggtcgcagtaggtgggggggccgaggcgggcgacggtggcagccccaagggagaccggggtgatgaagaagagcggccacccttggtggcgacgTTGGCCGAGagagagccagtgcccctggtgcggcgagtctcgacccgttgctcagtgagaagaagccgagagaaaacctcgtgtgccaacaTGGGTGTCGAGttaccccgctcgttgatgatctcgactaaggcatcatactcctcatcaagaccattgacaataaacgagttgaactcggagtcggtgaggggctgtccaatggaggccaatgtgtcggcaaggcccttgaccttgttgtagaactcagtggccgtggagtcaagcttctgacactctccaagctgacgacggagtgcagagacacgagcctgggactgcgctgcaaaggtgcgctcaaggatggtccaggcctcatgagacgtcttcgcgaagacaacaaggccggcaactgccggcgagagcgacccctggatggaggagaggttcgcctggtcctgccccgtccagacgcgatgggccggattgtagaccggaccgtgcacgctgtctaccagcgcgggtgggcagggaagcgatccgtcgacgtagcctagcaggtagtgactccccaagagcgggagaacctgcgcacgccagaagatgtagttgtctgcggagagcttgatggtgatgagatgaccgaagtgaaacggcggcggcgaagacgatcccatcgaggaggctgcctggggtgcaaacaccatggaggcagccggaggcaccgaagccgatgcgggaggaggcgggaccgcagccagggcgggcgccgcaaagctcgcggccggtgcggacgccgcaaggcccgcggccggggcggacgccgccaaccccgccagcggggcggtgtgatccgctcgcggcaggagcggcgggacgacgcctgcggaatccgcagcggacggcggcgccgcggtgtggaccacgaggtcacgcccgagcgagggcgccggcggcgtggagaagacggagccgatgctccttgtcccgatcagagccggaacggagacggcatcgagcgggaggttgagcagagccgcaagagaggccgggaggaagcccgcagtagtggaaccggtggtggcggcgctcgacatggcggcggcgcgatcggtggcgcggcggcggcggtgaaggcggcggcggctgcggcggcggtgcgggtattagggtttagaagcggaagcgatcgtaacctagcatgataccatgtaagacaataagttttgggaaccagcacaaccctctagggatgACTTATCTTATTATATATAATGGTtttgttacaatacgtacataggtacagaagttatacatagtctaacactgATCAACTGAGATCAACGCCATGGCGGACTGTAGGAAGTGGCTTCTGCTCGCTGTGGGCCTCACGGCCATGGTTTCCTCGTTGGGGGCGTACGTCTTCTACGCCGGCGGCCGCGACGGCTGGGTCGTCGACCCCGCCGAGAGCTACAACCACTGGGCCGAGCGCAACCGGTTTCAGATCAACGACACCATCGGTACGTGGTACAAGACCTCCTCCTCGTCGATATCCTCATCATGAATCGAAGTGTAAATCGTACATGCATGTTTCTTGGCTCGCAGTGTTTGCgcgcggcgagggcgagggcgcggACTCGGTGCTGCTGGTGACCGAGCCGGACTTCCACGCGTGCAACACGCGCAGCCCTGTCCGCCGGCTAGAGGACGCCGGTGGCCGCCCGGAGTTCCGGTTCGACCGGTCGggtgccttcttcttcatcagcggCGATGAGGACTGGTGCCAGAAGGGCAAGAAGCTGTACGTCGTCGTGATGGCGCCTCGGCCCCAGGAGTGGGAGCTCGCACCGGCGCCCGGATCGCCTCCGCTCTGGGCCTCGGCGCCAGAGCACGCGGAAGCCCCGGACATGAGCCCTGGTGAGGAGGGGATGTCGCGCAGCTCGCAGAAGGCGCCACCGCCGACGGCGAGCGCGGCACGGTTGGACTTGGACGTGATAGTCGTCGGCGTTGTCGTGGGGTTTTTAGGTGCTCTCGTGCTCTGAGATGGCATACGAATCGGACCGGGACGTTGTGTTCGTGCTGTCATGGATGGTTATGTACTTATGTTCGTTGTGTGATACTCTAGTTGTTATACGTAGTTCAAGGAGTTGAGATTCGTATACTGAATAAAATGATGTTTATATGTTACATGAACACGTGAATGGGTACTGAAGCCGTTTTCATGATTACTTAGTGATACCAGGACTTCTGAATCTTTTTCTTGAGATATGGTTTTTGATAcagttaggctggtcatagtggggagtaacttagactagtaacatacatatgttactagtctatgttactaccttcatagtgggtagtgtcataggtgtggtaacatagttgccttcatttattactttatagactcattatgcattggaaaccgctatgtgatggtaacatattatgttactctatttgcctctctcctcattaactacttgccacatcatcatttttgcttatgtggcatctatgttactacctatgttactcccactatgaccagccttagttaACGCCCCGAATTCTGATCCATCTTCACTTAGATGCCCGGCTGTTACGGTTCGAGGAATAATATGTTGTGCAAGCGTGCCGGCGCTGGATCTTTCCTCCCTGGAGAAGTGGTGGAGAATAAGAACAAAGAGCATCTCGTTTTGTGGAGGCGAAATATTTCCAGCAAAGTTTTCATGTATGTTCTTTGAAATGTGTGGAATGAAATGTGTAGAAGAAGTGAAACCGTCACATTTATTGGAATGCCTCCCTTCAGGTAGAGGTAGGGGACGTTTCCTATCTTGCTAGAGAGGATATTTGCCACCACAATGGCCTTTGCATGTAGTGTTTTGTTCCTTGTAGATTTcagggttaatttgataaatgccactccaaatctaacGATTTCGAGAAATGTCACTGtaattttcaaattttgaaaaatgccatttcatgccatttttagtggcatttttcgaagtctggagtggcgtttttcaaagtttgcaaaaaattGTAATGgtatttttcaaagtttgaaaattaCAGTGgtatttttatgaatcaccataattgaagtggcatttatctaattaaccATTTTATGTAAAATATTCGACAAAGCGTAATATATTAATATTAGGATGATACCAAATACATCTAGCCTCtgcaacatcacaatatcaagaccAACTCGAGACACaaagagagaaaaagaagaagGCTGGAAAATAAAACGAGCCAATGTGGCCAATGTGGTAGGGGCAAGGGTGTTCTGATCTTTCGATGAGAATCACACTCTGTCGATTTGGGTGGAGAACAGCTTTGGCAATCCGACTACAAATGTTTGACGACAGtacaccttagcaatcgctaaatcaaTCTCTTAGAAATTACTGAGAATGCTGGAAACATCCATGGTCAGTCTCACCACAAAGGTTTATTTCATGCAATCAATTGAAGAACAAGCAAAAATTGTGATAAAAGTAATCCAAATATCGTGACTATATGGTTAATGCACAAATAAAAGTTGGGGTTccgaaagtggtcttcgcctggaTAATTGGGTGTTCCAATCTTTCGATGAGAATCTCATTCTGTCGACTTAGTCGAAgaacgactttgacgatccaactacaaatGTGCGACGACGTTGTGCCCTAGTAGTCGTTAAACTAATCTCCTAGAGTTATCGACAATGTCGAAAGCATGGTCAGCCTGACCCACGAAGGTCTAGTCcctacaagcaatcgaagaacatgcaagaactATGATAAAAGCAATATGAATATTGCAAGTATATATAAATGAAGTATGAACGAAAgggtttttttgggggggaggggtggggggtcCACAGTTGCACCGATGGTTAACTTTTAGACCCAAAGAAAAGGGTATGCGATATGTTTACAGTTTACTTACTAGCGGGTAGTGCGTGGCGGCACGCCGCGCCACATGGATTGATAAGCTATTTGGTTGTTGGTAATGTTTGGTAAGTCATCTGAAGACTTGATTAGTTGCAAAGTAGTTCATACAAGAAAAAGGTACGTCCAATTGATACATGCATAAGCGATCTACAATAGGTGATGATAGTGGCTAACCGGGTACAAAATTGCAAAGCTCTTGTTCTTTTCTTACACGTGAGATGTTGATCCTCCAGTTGAATTTGCCTCTGTGGCAACTATGGACGCCTCGATAGGAAGGAGAAACTTCCCAACTATTTATTTATTGACTGATTGTCTTGCATAAATTTAGACATCGATGCAACGGTGTCCAGATACTATCACTACACTGTATAGTCAGATTTGCTTTCTGTAGAGTGCACCTAGAGCTGCAGCCTGGACCTGCCGGCAGCCGGCAGGGTTGGCCTCAGCGATGAGGTGGTACAATGCGATGGCTAGCTCTTGTGCATCTGTTGCCCGTATAGATGATCTCCGTGTTGTTCATAAGAAAGAAATGCTGTACAATTAACAGGAAAAGGACATAACTTTCATGGGAAAAAACCTACTCCCTGAATAGGGCAGCTACCTGTAAAGGAAAGGAAAAGAAAGGCAAAACAAAGAAGAGAAGCATCAGTTAAAATAAAGTTCAATATGTCTATTTTCTACTTGGATTTCATCATTTGCAATTACATCCCTTGATTTAAAATCAACATTTTTAGAAGTGCGGAACTGGGATAAAATGCATTGTCCTGAATGTAACATAACGTAGAGATTATGTTTCCTTTTGCAGGCATGCATGTATGTAGACATGGATGACAAAAAAGACGTTTCTTCTTTCGATGAAGAAGAATCACAGATCTCCGACTGGAGCTTAAGTTCAGAATTACTGTTGACCCCAGCCAGTTAAAACCTATACATGCATATCAACTCCTCACTTGACGGAGCCAAGGCAGGCCGACGGGTACCTCATGGGATGTGGGGCCTGTATGTTTATGTCCCTACATCTTATATTTGGATAAAATTATTACTGAATAAAATAGCATCAAGAAGAAACAAGAGGAACATATGATTAAAATGCGCTCTCTTAGTGTGCTAATATGCATCTTTGGTGGTACTTTTGCTAAAAACCGAGTAcctaaaaataaatgcaaacacGAGAGAACTCAAAGCACCATATACACAGCCTAAAAATATACTACAAACTTCATTGATCCCTGCTGAAGACGAAAACATGAGGCTGGATGGAGAAGCTGCTCCACAGTGCTCAAGGATCGTTGCCAGAGACCAAAACTTAGAGCTTCATGGAGAAATTGCATGTCTGACGATTGTAGTGATGCTCACTGAATATCTTGGGAGTCGTTGGACTGATCTTTTGGTGGGACATGTTCTTTCCTTTCACATATGAACGCAATATTTATAACTGAATTTCCACATATTAACTCAAATTGATGGGCATGAACTGGGCCAAAGACCTTTCAGAAATGTAACACATCACTTATAAAAAAATGTGTATCTCCATGAGACCATACTCTGCTGCACAAGTATTAGAACATACGGTCTCAGTGTTCGGACTCACTTATGAAGGTATCAAGAAGGACAAAGGGTCATCATTAAGTTTTACACCGAGTATGTTATATCTACAGTTCTACCATTCAGAAAAAAGAAGCTATCAGCGATGCAATCTTTTCTTCATCTCGTGGTATCAACAAGTAGCATCATTGATGATACATTTCCTCCCTGCAGAACAACAATGTTTTTTGGCAAAGAAGGAAAAAAACATAACTATCGTGAGAAAGAAAGAACAAAATTAAACACGTCAGAATGACGGCTATAATCAACACTACTTCAGGGCTGAACATTCCAAAATCCAACAAAGTAAAGTATTCAACAAATGAAAATGCCACACAAATATATACATCGGTCAGAGGTTAAATAAAACTTGTAGATCTATACTATACCAATTCCAAATCAATTGATGTTCAGTCTATCTAAGCAAAGCCCTGATATTCATATGCATGAGGCAGCGGACAATATTGTTCAGAGAACAAGGATTTAATTCCGGACACTGATAACTTAGACGGCTCCACATGGTAAAGCTCTAGCAACAAGAGATAACAAAAGGGAACATATAAAAATTCAACAAATAACATGGAGAAGGCACAAATTCACCTAGAATTGTGAATACTTCGGGTTAAAAAATTGTAAGCACTAATTGTTATAGTACTAATGAGGCAGTGAACAAAAAACATAAGCAGGTAATTTCCGCATCAAACATGCTCGGCTATTGACATTAATAACATGGTCAAAGAGAATATTTGCCTCCTGTGTGAGGCAAAGGAGACATAGTCTTAGATGATTGCCTGTACGGTTTCCCCTGCCTTGTGCAAACATTATACCCTTTCCTTTCTACTCGTACATGTTCTTCTCCCCTTGATGAAAAAGCAGAGCACCTCAtagttcctcaaaaaaaagtagAGTTGAGAACAAATCTGATGAATCATAGACAAAAGCAGATCATGTACAGACGAATGCTTCAGTAGGTATCGGTCGTACCCAGTCATGTAAGCCATTTTCATCTGGTTATCTCTTACAAATAATCAACCCAAATTCCTGTATACACAAGTGAGATTAGAAAATTCAGAGAAACATCATTGTCATTGCACTGGATGTCATATAGGCATTAGCCAGTAGACAAACCACAAATATGGGAGGAAAAAATAGTACCTGCTTGTTAGTATTTGGCATATGTCAAAAGCATGAATGAAGTGGAGGTGTCATGCCGCACCACACACGAACTTATCCCTTCAACAGTATCAAGTTAATCAGTTATGCTACTTTTATTGATCTCAATATGGTCAATTGGAATTTGTGATAACAGAGCTTCATTTTTGATGAAATATTTGCTATGTATTTCTGATGTGTTAAGGTGGTGTTCTGTGAACCCTGACATGTCTTGTTATTCGAGGTTCCAATCGAAATAACATACAGATTGCAATGGACGCCATCCTTTGCTGATGTACTTTTCACGGAAAAAATCTTACATAGACCAGGATATTCTGAATATCATACACTGGTCCTATCACAAGATGTGTGTAGACTAAACTTGAGATAGTACTCTTTTATCAGATCATATATATTGGAATAAAAAACTTAGAATGAAACCATCATTCACTATAGCTCAATTGGTAAAATTCATGTGAACAACAATTTATAAACTTACAGCTACATGATTGGCTATCCAGATCTTGTGGAAATACCAAAGTGAGAAAGATGGAATCATAAAATATGTACAATACCTAAATGGAAACTTAACATGAGAATGGAAGTGCCAGATACACATCAAAACATTAAGCTCTTGGAATATACAAGGGAAGTCCCATAAATTCTTTTTTAGTGCAGCACCCACCAAGAGTGAACTTTCACTCAGCCTCTCTTTAATTAGAGATCAGAACAGACCAGAACTGTGTTATAGATGCTTTGATAACCTGAAACTAAACTACAAACGGGTAAGATGTGGAAAGaatgaagaggaggagggagggagaagaATAAtatatctttttctttttctatatcACAGAACTGAACTTGTAACAATATTAATCAATTCAAGGATTCAGTTCATGAAAATAGAAAAGGTAAATTGATATGTACAAGCACGCTTATTATTGAGGTAGACCATATCAAACTCTGCACAGCTACTCGCTGCACCATATCAATCAACCAACGACCTGCCCTAGCTCGGTTACCATCATTGTGCATGCATCACAGAGGCTAAATCTTTTAGGCAATACAAACATACAAAATTACTATATAGCACAGATTATGGTGGGCCAGAACTGAAACAAAAGACATAAACATGACCAAAAAGAAGAACTAAGGGCACCGATAAATAGCAAAAGGGTAAATTGGCACCAATCTGTAGTACATGCCTAGAAAATTGTTTATGGTAAAAATCCAATCTTTTAAAAGAACACAAAATAAGGAGTATAGCAAAGCAATGTCTAGACTGAACTGAAGTCAATTTACCTTGCAGCCGT is from Triticum aestivum cultivar Chinese Spring chromosome 3A, IWGSC CS RefSeq v2.1, whole genome shotgun sequence and encodes:
- the LOC123058516 gene encoding early nodulin-like protein 1; this translates as MADCRKWLLLAVGLTAMVSSLGAYVFYAGGRDGWVVDPAESYNHWAERNRFQINDTIVFARGEGEGADSVLLVTEPDFHACNTRSPVRRLEDAGGRPEFRFDRSGAFFFISGDEDWCQKGKKLYVVVMAPRPQEWELAPAPGSPPLWASAPEHAEAPDMSPGEEGMSRSSQKAPPPTASAARLDLDVIVVGVVVGFLGALVL